In a genomic window of Paracoccaceae bacterium:
- a CDS encoding thiamine pyrophosphate-binding protein encodes MPSKSTIRAADAVARRLYAEGCRFAFGMPGGEVLTLVDALEDAGIEFILAKHENAAAFMAEGAYHRTGAPGILVATVGPGALNGVNAVENAHQDRVPMIILAGAVDPDEAQTYTHQVLDQQAVFRPITKASFSLVPGAAHVIIDKAVAIATEGRPGPVHIDVPIAVADAQVPATAPPTRSKSSTTAPSGADLATARDWLTDALRPVMIVGLDAMVEGAEAAIVSFAERFNVPVITTYKAKGLLAEDHELALGGAGLSPLADRHLLPLVEKADLILCVGYDPIEMRTGWRNVWNPVQQRVIDITAEPNHHYMHQAGLNFITDCAASLAALSEGIAPRETWPDGAVEATKSALTTAFPADDDWGPAAVIDTCREVLPRDTLATVDSGAHRILLSQMWQCYEPRGLTQSTALCTMGCAIPLAMGTKLASPDRPVIGFCGDAGFLMVAGELSTAAELGLKPIILVFVDASLSLIELKQRSRQMKNRGVDFAKHDFAAMGTAFGGAGHTVHNREDLAASLKTAMTADTFTVIAAVIERGAYDGRI; translated from the coding sequence ATGCCATCAAAATCCACGATCAGGGCAGCAGATGCAGTCGCACGCCGTCTCTATGCCGAAGGGTGCCGTTTCGCATTTGGGATGCCCGGTGGCGAAGTTCTGACCTTGGTTGATGCGCTGGAAGACGCCGGGATAGAGTTTATTCTGGCGAAACACGAAAACGCCGCTGCGTTTATGGCGGAAGGTGCTTACCATCGAACGGGCGCACCGGGTATCCTTGTGGCCACCGTTGGTCCTGGTGCGTTGAATGGTGTGAATGCAGTAGAAAACGCGCATCAGGATCGTGTGCCAATGATCATTCTGGCAGGCGCCGTTGATCCGGATGAAGCACAGACTTATACGCATCAGGTACTGGATCAGCAGGCCGTTTTTCGCCCCATCACAAAGGCCAGTTTCTCGCTGGTGCCGGGAGCGGCACACGTCATCATTGATAAGGCCGTTGCCATTGCCACCGAAGGACGCCCCGGGCCGGTGCACATCGACGTTCCCATTGCTGTCGCAGATGCACAGGTTCCTGCCACCGCGCCACCGACGCGATCGAAAAGCTCTACAACCGCGCCTTCAGGAGCGGATCTGGCGACCGCCCGCGACTGGCTGACTGACGCCTTGCGCCCGGTCATGATTGTTGGGTTGGATGCAATGGTCGAAGGGGCCGAGGCAGCAATTGTTTCCTTTGCCGAACGATTCAATGTGCCGGTGATTACAACATATAAAGCCAAAGGTCTGTTGGCGGAGGATCATGAGCTCGCACTTGGTGGCGCGGGTCTGTCCCCGCTCGCGGACCGACACCTGCTGCCGTTGGTCGAAAAGGCTGATCTCATCCTGTGCGTCGGCTATGATCCTATTGAGATGCGCACGGGATGGCGCAATGTCTGGAACCCAGTACAGCAGCGCGTCATCGACATTACCGCTGAACCCAATCACCACTACATGCATCAGGCCGGCCTGAATTTTATCACCGATTGCGCCGCAAGTCTGGCCGCCCTTTCCGAAGGCATCGCACCCCGCGAGACATGGCCTGATGGCGCTGTTGAAGCTACGAAATCAGCTCTGACAACGGCCTTTCCGGCGGACGACGATTGGGGTCCAGCAGCAGTCATAGACACCTGCCGCGAAGTTTTGCCACGCGATACACTCGCAACAGTAGATAGCGGCGCTCATCGCATTCTGCTCAGCCAGATGTGGCAGTGTTACGAGCCGCGAGGGCTGACACAATCGACGGCCCTGTGCACGATGGGGTGTGCGATACCGCTTGCGATGGGCACAAAGCTGGCATCCCCGGATCGCCCCGTCATTGGATTCTGCGGAGACGCCGGGTTCCTGATGGTCGCCGGGGAGTTGTCGACGGCGGCGGAACTCGGCCTGAAACCCATCATCCTGGTGTTTGTCGACGCCTCGCTGTCGCTGATTGAACTCAAACAACGCTCGCGTCAGATGAAGAACCGTGGTGTGGATTTTGCCAAACATGATTTTGCGGCCATGGGCACCGCATTTGGCGGGGCAGGTCATACCGTGCACAACCGCGAAGACTTGGCCGCATCACTCAAAACCGCGATGACCGCAGACACCTTTACCGTCATTGCAGCCGTGATTGAACGCGGAGCCTATGATGGCCGCATCTGA
- a CDS encoding GcrA family cell cycle regulator gives MSWTDDRVELLKKMWGEGQSASQIAKELGGVTRNAVIGKVHRLGLSNRATASATAKTDAKPKPAPKPEAKPKPAPKPAAPAAKTDAPPVPRTLPARKQIIPAGQPLPPQPSANEISPEALAKVSEIEKKAKRLSLMELTERTCKWPVGDPATEDFWFCGLPVQQGKPYCEAHVGVAFQPMSSRRDRRR, from the coding sequence ATGTCGTGGACTGACGATCGCGTGGAACTGCTCAAGAAGATGTGGGGCGAAGGACAATCCGCCAGCCAGATCGCCAAAGAATTGGGTGGTGTGACGCGTAACGCGGTCATCGGCAAGGTTCATCGCCTGGGTTTGTCCAATCGTGCAACTGCCTCTGCTACTGCCAAGACAGACGCCAAACCAAAACCCGCACCAAAACCGGAAGCGAAACCAAAGCCCGCACCAAAACCGGCAGCACCGGCAGCCAAGACAGATGCCCCCCCGGTGCCGCGCACTTTGCCTGCGCGCAAACAGATCATCCCCGCTGGCCAGCCACTGCCACCACAGCCTTCTGCGAACGAAATCAGTCCGGAGGCCCTCGCCAAAGTCTCTGAAATCGAGAAGAAAGCGAAGCGGCTGAGCTTGATGGAGTTGACTGAACGAACATGCAAGTGGCCCGTCGGGGATCCAGCAACCGAAGACTTCTGGTTCTGTGGCTTGCCTGTGCAGCAGGGCAAACCCTATTGCGAGGCCCATGTTGGCGTAGCTTTCCAGCCAATGTCATCCCGGCGTGATCGCCGTCGCTGA